The DNA segment GCCCGTTGAACGCGTCGCCGCCCCGGCCGGGCGCGGCGAGCAGCACACCGGCCTTGATCCGGGGCTCGACGAGGTGCACCAGATCACCGGTGTCGGGGTCGGTGAGGCCCGCGCCCAGCAGAAGGGCGGCCGTGAAGCCGCCGAGCGAGTGGCCGGCGACGGCGACCTTGGACGCGTCGACCCGCCCGGCGAGCTGCGGCACAGTGTGCTCGAGTATGTCGAGCCGGTCGAGGACGTGGGTCATGTCCTCCGCACGGGACCGCCAGAAGTCGGGCGCTCCGGGTGCGTCGGCGACGAGGTGGCTCAGTGTGCGCGAGGTGAGGTGCGTGGGCTGGACGACGACGAAGCCCTGAGCGGCCCAGAGGTCGGCGAGGGGCGCGTACCCATGGAGCGAGGAGAGGTGGTTCGAGGGGCCGTGGCCGTGGGACAGAAGGATGACCGGGAGGCCGGTCCCGGTCGCGGGTGCGGACACACGCACCTGGAGATCCACGGGGCGTCCGGGCACCGGCAGGACCACGGGCCCGAAGGACAGGACCGGAACGGGGGCGACGAAGGAGTCGGCGGCAACGGGGTTGGCTGTGCTCACAGGGGGTTTCCTTTCGGTGGCACCCGCCTCCACCGGCCGTGGCGACGGGCGGAGGGCAGGGCGGACAGGAGCGCCCGCTTCGACTAAGCTGAAACGAAGCGCCGCTCCACTTAGTATCCGGAGCGCTGTTCCGCTTTGTCAATCGGTGGTCGAGGGAGTGCACGGGTGGCCATGGACAGTCCTGCGGGGAAGCCGCCGTCCCGAGGTAAGCGGGCCGACGCCCAACGCAACCGGGAGACGGTGCTCGCCGCCGCCGCGGAGGTGTTCGTCACCTCCGGCGTCGACGCGCCGATCCGCGAGATCGCCGCTCGGGCCGGAGTCGGCATGGCCACGATCTACCGCCACTTCCCCACTCGCGCGGACCTCATCACGGCCGTCTACCGCCACCAGATCGAGGCATGCGCGGAAGCCGGCCCCGACCTGCTGGCCGGCGCCGACACCCCCTTCGACGCGCTGCGCGAGTGGATCGACCTCTTCGTCGCCTTCCTCGTCACCAAGCACGGCCTGGCCGATGCCCTGCAGTCCGACGACGACCGCTTCGCCGCGCTGCACGACTACTTCCTCGACCGCCTGCTGCCGGTCTGCGCACAACTCCTCGACGCGGCGGTCGAGTCCGGCGACATCCGCCCCGGCACACAGCCGTACGAGCTGATGCGCGGCGTCGGCAACCTCTGCATCGGGCACGGCAACGACCCCCGCTACGACCCCCGCCGTCTGATCGCGCTTCTGCTCCAGGGCCTCCGGCAACCGACGGGAACCGCCGGCGCACCCCTCACGAGCGCCGAGTGAACGTAATGTCGTTTTCCCGCGACAGCAGTGAGGGACTGACATGAGCCAGTACTACGGCATAGGTGACCGAACCCTGTGGAACCCGTCGAACGGAGCCTCCCACCTCTTCAGGAGCCAACTACCCATCTACGAGGCAGAAGTGGGGCTGCCCTCCGGCATCGGCCCCATGGCGGACGACGAGTGCCGGATCGACCCCGTCGCATTCGCGGCGTTCGTCGACGCCCTGCTCGCCTGGCACAGCAGAACCAGGCACGCCGTCATGGCCACCCTGTCCGAGGGGTTCCTCACCACGGTGCTCGCTCTGGCCGAGATAGCGAACATCGAGGTGAGCTGGTACGCGGCCGAGCGAGCCGAGAGCCACTACATCAGGCTGACATCGGACCCGCAGGCCCGGGAGTGGACGGCCGCACTCAGGCAGCGCTCACACGAGTTGGTCCGGCACATGGCGTATTGAGAAAGCGGTCGTCGGTCGTCGGTCGCCGGTCGTCGGGTGGAGCGCTTCACGCCGGCGGCGAGGGCCGATCCCACCGCGCCACCAGGTCACCACTCACCACACGGAGCACCCCCTCCGTGAAGGCGATCTCGTGCGACATTCCGTGCGGGTGCGGGAGAACCTCATCCAGCTGAAGATCGCCCAGCGAAGGAAGCTCGTCGACGCGCTGAGCGAACGCGGCGGCATCGGCGACTCCACCGAAACCGGAGACCTCCGCGAGTCCGGCTTGCTCAGCCTTCACCGAGAAGGACTGAACGTCCGAGTACCGAATACGCAGACCGC comes from the Streptomyces sp. NBC_00525 genome and includes:
- a CDS encoding alpha/beta hydrolase family protein; amino-acid sequence: MSTANPVAADSFVAPVPVLSFGPVVLPVPGRPVDLQVRVSAPATGTGLPVILLSHGHGPSNHLSSLHGYAPLADLWAAQGFVVVQPTHLTSRTLSHLVADAPGAPDFWRSRAEDMTHVLDRLDILEHTVPQLAGRVDASKVAVAGHSLGGFTAALLLGAGLTDPDTGDLVHLVEPRIKAGVLLAAPGRGGDAFNGPMAEQWPVIGGVDFSTMAAPTLVVAGDKDDSRHFTDMGPEWHADPYTLAPSPKSLLTLFDAEHGLGGVAGYDAAETTDENPERVAALARLAAAFLHSALHPGATAWQTACEALAADHHAVGRVESK
- a CDS encoding TetR/AcrR family transcriptional regulator, with translation MDSPAGKPPSRGKRADAQRNRETVLAAAAEVFVTSGVDAPIREIAARAGVGMATIYRHFPTRADLITAVYRHQIEACAEAGPDLLAGADTPFDALREWIDLFVAFLVTKHGLADALQSDDDRFAALHDYFLDRLLPVCAQLLDAAVESGDIRPGTQPYELMRGVGNLCIGHGNDPRYDPRRLIALLLQGLRQPTGTAGAPLTSAE
- a CDS encoding DUF6086 family protein; protein product: MSQYYGIGDRTLWNPSNGASHLFRSQLPIYEAEVGLPSGIGPMADDECRIDPVAFAAFVDALLAWHSRTRHAVMATLSEGFLTTVLALAEIANIEVSWYAAERAESHYIRLTSDPQAREWTAALRQRSHELVRHMAY